A region of the Cannabis sativa cultivar Pink pepper isolate KNU-18-1 chromosome 3, ASM2916894v1, whole genome shotgun sequence genome:
gaagaagaaagaatatatatataagtggaCTTCTTTGCCCATTTTCCATAAAGAGATTCAATCATAATGAAAAAAGTACTAGTCTACCTTAACTTAACAGTTCAATGAAAAATAGCAGGAATGTTACTTTTATCCCTATAGCATTTATGTTTTTGTTATATGGAATAATTATAACCGGATTttattttggaattatttttaaaaaatgtaaagaatcaacaacaaaaataaagatatggttgtaaattttaaatatttttacggtatttaagattttatttatattaaatcagggtcttatttttactattttagaaaatatagggtctattttttttttatttaacaaaactaataatctaattggtaatttttacaaaacacaaggtccaaaatagtTTTTagggcctttttcttttttacacttcaaaacagtttgtttttgcatttttacgaaattagGCATAGAAAcccatattgcaactagcgctgcaacctatattgcaacaaaaaatcgtatagaaacctctattgcaactagcgctgcagccactttagaaacccaaaccgtaaatttaaaaataaagttaaaataatagtaTATAAGATAATTCCTTTAGTTTTTATCCCTTTTTATTTTGAACAATAGttgaaaattaacattcaatgcAATAAATCACAAATATTTGgacataattattaaaaataaacttatgaaagaaaaactagggtttatATAAATTtggatttctttattttctCCACATAACAATTCGGACTTTGAGTTTTGAATAATTATAAACATAACTATTTATTTGTAAATTGGTAAAAGTTTGTACCCTTATTTCAAATTTGATCAACAAAATACCCAAAATTAGTTTGTATTTTCTGACTGTATTCATAAAAGAAGATTTCAAATTGTTGAATTAaggtattattttacaaataaaagatcttatttataattaaataaaatttagagttaaactaatattaaaaaaaaaagtacatatACTCTAAACactattatttgaaaaatgaaatttattatttttgtaaaagattTTAATATAACATTAATTCATTTACAAAAATCCTATTATTGCATTAAAgacttaataaatataaatctcacatttcattgaattaaaaaatatatactctAAACACTATTATTTGAAAATGAAACTTAATATAGATGTTGAATTAGACTCTGCTTCAAGAACCATCTAGGTGTGGATGCTATTGTTTGAGATCATCAAGGCCATGTGATTGCTGCTCTCTCGAAGCTAGTATAACGATATTTCCGTTCAGATAAAACGGAAGATAAAGCCCTTTTTCATAGCTTCAATTGAGCGCTGCAGGAGCATTTAGCATATTACACATATTGAAATAGATGCACTAAGAGTCTTTGATGCTTTGAATTCAATATTAACGGACTTATCTTATTTCTCAAATTTAGTCctatatatttattgttttttattttttttcctgatATTTTAGAGTTGGATGAAACATTTGTCGGATAGAAGAAATTCCTTATGCTATTTTCACCTATGTTGTaagcttttcaaaaaaaaaaaaaaaaaaccttttcaACAGTGTAAACTGTAAACCTTTTCAAAAACCTTTGCAAAATAATTTCAACAGTGCAAAAGTTCAAGTTACATAATCCAAAATCAAAATTGACTAACTTCCACACTCTCCCTGGAACAACTTGGGCCTGGGCTTCATGGGCTTATGAAAACTAGGCTGTAGTCTCACCATTTCCTTCAAAACCTCAATAAGTTTAGTCTCGAATCGATCTCAAATGAGaatctgtttttatttttattttttttgaaaatatataataccAAATTAGTGTATATAGATATAACTATTTATTTGtaaattggaaaaattttaCATCTCAAATTTGGTCATCaaaaaaacaatattatttgaaaaatgaattttattgTTGCTCACTATAATTTAAGTGACATAGTAATCCAAGgagtgaaaaataaaaaaaaaattgactaactTCCACACTCGTTCTctacttttttcttcttttgtttcttcAACAACTTGGGCCTGGGCTTCATGGGCTTAAGAAAACTAGCCTGTAATCTAACCATTTCCCTCAAAACCCCAATAAGCCCAGCTTCAATCTCAGGCCCATTGGGCTCAAGAACCCTGAGAGTCCTGGCCACAGCTTCCATGGTACTCACACACCCACCAAACGGCTCCTTCCTCAGAATCAGATCAGAATCGTAAATACTCCCACCAATCTCATTCTCATCGAAATCCAAGCAAACCCTCTTCGCAAATTTACCCAAATACCCTTCGCTGGCACTGACCATCTCCTTGGCGTGCTTCCACGTGGCGTCGAACACGATCAGGACCTTAGGGGTGTCCTTGTCCCTCAGTTGGGATAAGTTGACGGCGGGCGAGGTTTGGGTCGAGGGGAAGAGGTAGATGGCGGAAGGTGGCGATTGGTCGAGGAGCGGTGAGTTGCCGCGGCGGAGACGGCGGCCGACGAGGGCTGTTGTGTTGGTTAAGCATTTGGTGAGGATTGGTGTGGTGGAGAGCTTGTGTTGGGCCTCGTGTGGGTGGTGGAGGATTATGATTTGGGTTGTTATT
Encoded here:
- the LOC115709012 gene encoding tRNA-uridine aminocarboxypropyltransferase A, coding for MEQEQDLFQVSLSTTSSSAAPQTGRRPICENCTRPNPVCICHKLPAQPIEITTQIIILHHPHEAQHKLSTTPILTKCLTNTTALVGRRLRRGNSPLLDQSPPSAIYLFPSTQTSPAVNLSQLRDKDTPKVLIVFDATWKHAKEMVSASEGYLGKFAKRVCLDFDENEIGGSIYDSDLILRKEPFGGCVSTMEAVARTLRVLEPNGPEIEAGLIGVLREMVRLQASFLKPMKPRPKLLKKQKKKKVENECGS